In Synechococcus sp. KORDI-100, a single window of DNA contains:
- a CDS encoding HEAT repeat domain-containing protein, which yields MAERFDSLFAGISEESALQQIKLSASQLDNPVSKYMAATRLGACHSEESLQALIGCLNLTIDDLYERITRRKAIEALGRRRDTRALPHLLNCLIGEDEIAIIDAVDAIIKINGVLTPQQSNSLSEALDGSDNRKRVIIQAHTRLGLNNAVDAIRDLINHDNPLVSGAARSYFAKRHGETDLLPQLVEQLHSDAPGQRRAAVIDLGDSGDRKQVHNLIQCPVSMPLRAKSVLELIPELEYDKENAEERDLFRQLLIDDPNNLALKEEHTCPDSAEAIENYLQHRDEAKQYGAAKRLLTTTRETASRIIETLHEKLGSDYVIHYYLTMCAGLMALSEHEKLIVTSLHETIPQYTKSRVAATWGCLRLELSAEKNFLMELNDTARWVPLKWACRRVVEELS from the coding sequence ATGGCCGAAAGGTTTGACTCGCTATTCGCCGGCATCAGCGAAGAAAGCGCACTTCAGCAAATAAAGTTGTCCGCCTCGCAGCTCGATAACCCAGTTTCAAAATACATGGCTGCAACGCGTCTTGGAGCTTGTCATTCCGAAGAATCTCTCCAGGCCTTGATCGGATGCTTGAATCTCACAATCGATGATTTATATGAACGAATCACACGGCGTAAAGCCATCGAGGCACTTGGCAGACGACGTGATACACGTGCATTGCCACATTTGCTGAATTGCCTGATCGGAGAAGACGAAATCGCCATCATTGATGCCGTCGATGCCATCATCAAAATCAATGGTGTATTAACTCCCCAACAGAGCAACTCTCTTTCGGAAGCTCTCGATGGTTCTGATAATCGCAAGCGCGTGATCATCCAGGCTCACACCAGGCTTGGATTAAACAACGCCGTCGATGCGATCCGCGATCTAATCAATCACGACAATCCCCTCGTCTCCGGCGCTGCACGAAGCTATTTCGCAAAGCGACACGGTGAGACAGATCTATTGCCCCAACTCGTTGAGCAACTTCACAGTGACGCACCGGGCCAACGTCGCGCTGCTGTGATTGATCTTGGGGACAGCGGTGATCGCAAACAAGTCCACAACCTTATTCAATGTCCAGTATCGATGCCGCTGCGGGCCAAAAGTGTACTGGAATTAATACCTGAATTAGAATACGACAAAGAAAATGCTGAAGAGAGGGATTTATTCCGCCAATTGTTAATAGACGATCCAAATAACCTTGCGCTGAAGGAGGAACATACCTGCCCTGACTCAGCAGAAGCGATCGAGAATTATCTCCAACACCGCGATGAAGCGAAGCAATATGGTGCTGCAAAGCGTCTTCTGACAACGACGCGAGAGACAGCCAGCAGGATTATTGAAACCCTCCATGAAAAACTTGGCAGCGACTATGTCATTCACTACTACCTCACAATGTGCGCTGGCCTGATGGCTCTATCCGAGCACGAAAAACTGATCGTCACATCGTTGCACGAAACAATTCCGCAGTACACGAAATCTCGCGTTGCAGCAACTTGGGGCTGTTTGAGGCTTGAACTAAGCGCGGAGAAGAATTTCTTAATGGAACTTAATGACACCGCTCGCTGGGTACCACTGAAATGGGCCTGCCGAAGAGTTGTTGAGGAACTGTCATAA